A region of the Arsenicicoccus dermatophilus genome:
GCCTGGTCCACCCGCGCGCCGAGCTGGCCGCCCTCGCCGAGCTGGTCGCCCGCCACGACGCCTGTGTCATCAGCGACGAGATCCACGCCCCGCTGACCCTGCCGGGGACGACGTTCACGCCCTACCTCGCCGTCTCGGACGCTGCCCGCGAGCACGGCGTCGCGATGCACGCCGCCTCCAAGGCGTGGAACATCGCCGGCCTCAAGGCCGCCCTCATCGTCACCGACAGCGCCACCGTGCGGGGGCGCCTGGCGGGCGGTCTGCCCTACGAGCTGCCCTACCACGCAGGGCAGCTCGGCTATCTCGCCGCCGAGGCGGCCTATCGCGGCGGCGACGCCTGGCTGGACGACCTGGTCACCGACCTCGCCGCCCACCACGAGCAGCTGCGCCGCGGTCTGCCCGCCGGCGCCCGGGTCGTCGCTCCCGCCCGCGCGACCTTCCTGACCTGGGTGGACGTCTCCGGTCTCGGGCTCGGCGACGACCCGGCAGGACGGTTGCTCACCGACGCCCGGCTCGCGGTCGGGATCGGCGCGGAGTTCGGCGCGCGCTGGCACGACCACGTGCGCTTCAACGTGGGCACCGGGCCCGCGATCATCGACGAGGGCCTGCGCCGACTGGCCGCGGTGGCGGGGGAGGACCGCTGATGGAGGGCAACCGGTGGGCGGGCAAGGTGCTCGCGATCGTCATCGTGCTGATGGTCCTCGGGCCGTTGATCCTGCTGAGCGTGGTGAAGCCGTCCGACTGGGCGCTGCCCACCATCGCGTTCGTCCTGACCGGGGTGTACGTCTGGCTGCACAACCGCAACCAGGCCCGCCGCGGGTGACCCACCCTCGCCGACAGCGGCCGCAACGGTCCTGGCGGACACGACGAAGGCCGTCTCCCAGCCCGGTTGCGAGGACGCCGCGTCGCCCGCGACGCGGTGGACGGCTGCGCAGGGCGTTGTCCGAGCGAGCGAGAAGAGCGACGTCCCGGTCCCAGATCCTGCGACGACAGGGCATGACCCGGCCCGCCACGTCCGGCGGGGGGCACCGAGGTCGACCCTGCCGACCGGCCGGTAAGGTGCGGTGCCCACACCGGGCAAACACCTGCACCGCAAGGAGATTCACCCGTGGGCGGCGCCGCCATCCTGATCCTGTCCTTCGTGACCACCGCGACCGCGGTCACCCTGATGAAGGGCGTCCTCGCGCCTCGGCTCCGGCTGGGGGCCAGGGTCGTGCTGGCCCTGGCGTTCGCCGCCGTCGCCTTCGCCGCGCCCGTCATCGTGGGGCGGTTCCTGCCCACCGAGCTGGTGCTGGTCGTGGATCTGACCAGGGTCGTCCTGGCGGGCTGTCACTTCGTCGGTGTCTTCAGCGGATTCGTCTTCGGCACCCAGCTCGGGAGGCGCTGACCGGCGATCAGGAGGGATCTGAGGGCGTGCCGACCGGCGCGGCCCGGCCTGCGCGACATCCCCCTTCGCCCCGCCCACGGCACATCCCGTCGGCCACCGTGGGCCTGGTCTTCGCGATGATGGGCTTCCTGAGCTTCCTGCTGGCCCCCTCGGCGGCACCCTGATCGACCTCGTCGGGTCGCGGCCGGTGATCCTGTGGGGCGTCGCCGTCGAGGCGGTGTCGGCCTCTCTGCTCGGCCACGTGGACTCCACCGCGCGGGCCCTCGCGATCGCGGCCCTGCTGTTCCCCTCGCTGCGCCGCCTCCTCACCGACGCCGAGGACGGCATCCCCCACCCCGAGCGCCGGGCGACCCGGCTAGGTTGAGAGGATGCCGGAGCTGATCACCGACCCCGTCCGCATCCCCGTCCCCGGCGGCAAGGTCGTCGACGAGCACGTCGGTGCCGCCTCCACGGGTGACCGGGGCGTCTCCGTCGCCCGCATGGTCGCCCCCGCCGGGTGGAGCGAGCCGGCCCAGACGCCGGACTTCGACGAGGTCACCGTGGTGCTCGCGGGCGAGGTCCTCGTCGAGCACGACGGCGGTACCGTGCACGTCGGCCCGGGTCAGAGCGTCGTCACCCGGGCCGGGGAGCGGATCCGCTACTCCTGCGGCCCGCAGGGCGCGGAGTACCTCGCGATCTGCACCCCCGCCTTCACACCGAACACCGCCCACCGAGACGAGGAGCCACAGCCATGAGCGACCCCACGATCCTTCCGGCATACGACGTCGACCCGCTGGTCGCCCGCGTGCCCAAGGTGCTCCTTCACGAGCACCTCGACGGCGGGGTGCGTCCGAGCACGGTCCTCGAGCTGGCTCAGGAGACCGGGTATGCCGACCTGCCCGCGGCGACGCCGGGTGACCTCGGCCGGTGGTTCCGCGAGAGCGCGGACAGCGGGTCGCTGGAGCGCTACCTGGAGACCTTCGCGCACACCGTCGCGGTGATGCAGACCCAGGACGCGCTGCGCCGGGTCGCCCGCGAGGAAGCCCTGGATCTCGCGGCCGACGGCGTGGTCTATGCCGAGGTGCGCTACGCCCCCGAGCTGCACCTGGAGCGCGGGCTGACGCCTGCCCAGGTGGTCGAGGCGGTCAACGCCGGGCTGCGCGAGGGGGAGGGGCTCGCCCGCGAGGCCGGCCGCCCGATCCGCGTCACCGCGCTGCTGACCGCCATGCGGCACGCGGCGATGTCGCGGGAGATCGCCGAGCTGGCGGTGCGTTTCCGTGACGAGGGGGTCAGCGGCTTCGACATCGCCGGGGCCGAGGCGGGTCACCCGCCGACGCGGCACCTGGACGCCTTCCAGCACCTCGCCCGGGAGAACGCCCACTTCACCATCCACGCGGGGGAGGCCTTCGGGCTGCCGTCGATCCAGGAGGCGCTGACCTGGTGCGGGGCCGACCGGCTCGGGCACGGGGTGCGGATCGTCGACGACCTCACGGTGGACGGCACCCCGGTGCCGTCGTGGGTGGCCGAGCACGGTCGGCTGCCGGACCCCGCCCAGGTGCGCCTCGGACGGCTCGCGGCCTACGTGCGGGACAAGCGCGTCCCGCTGGAGATGTGCCCGTCGAGCAATGTCCAGACCGGAGCCTCGCCGAGCATCGCGCTGCACCCGATCACCCTGCTCAAGGACCTGCGGTTCCGGGTGACGGTCAACACCGACAACCGCCTGATGAGCGACACCTCGATGGGGCGGGAGATGACCCTGCTGGTGCGCGAGTCGGGCTGGGGTGCCAGCGATCTGCGGTGGGTCACCATCAACGCGATGAAGTCGGCCTTCCTGCCCTTCGACGAGCGCCTCGCCCTCATCGACGAGGTGATCAAGCCGGGATATGCGGAGTGACCTTCCGTGATATCTCCTCGTCGGGCCGGGGTCGACGAAACGATTCGCAGATAGTCCATCCGTGTCCCTTGAACAGGTATGTCCCAGGGATCTACAGTTTGCTCACTTACCACCACCCATCCAGGTGACAGATTGGATCCCCCATGTCACGCTCCACCCCCCGTCCCGGGCGCCTGGCGATCACTCTCGCGGCCTCGCTGACCCTGGCCTCCGGGGTGCCGGCCGCACCGGTCCACGCGGCGACGCAGCCGCGTGAGGCCGGCGCTCCCACCCCCGCAGCCCCCACCCCCGCGGCCCGCGCCGCCGAGCCCGCCGAGCTGATCGTCAAGTTCAAGCCCGAGCACCGTGGCCTGCAGGCCACCTCCGAGCGCCGCCAGACCCTCGCCGCCGCGGGTCGCCGGGGCGGCTCCACCCTGTCCGAGGTCCGCACGCTCGGCATCGGGGCCACCCTGGTCGCCACGACCGCCACCACCCCGGCCGCCACCGAGCGGGCCCGGCAGGCGCTGCTCGCCAGCGGCGCCGTGGAGTACGCCGTGGTCAACGGCCGCGTGTCGGGCTTCGACCTCCCCGGAGCCCCGAACGACCCGCGCTATCCCGAGCAGTGGGACCTCAACGACGCCATCGGCGGCATCAACGCGCCCGCCGCCTGGCAGCAGGCCCAGGGCAACGGCGCCGTGGTCGCGGTCCTGGACACCGGCATCACCAGGCATCCCGACCTGGACGCCAACGTGCTGCCCGGCTACGACATGGTCAGCAAGGCGGTCTACGCCCGCGACAACGACGGTCGCGACGCCAACCCCCAGGACGAGGGCGACTGGAACGCCGACGGCGAGTGCTCGGCCTCCTTCCAGCACGACTCCAGCTGGCACGGCACCCACGTCGCAGGGACCATCGCCGCGGTGACCGACAACCGCACCGGCGTCGCGGGCATCGCGCCCAAGGCCAAGATCGTCCCGGTCCGGGTCCTCGCCAAGTGCGGCGGCTCCGACGCCGACGTCATCGACGCCATCACGTGGGCGTCCGGCGGCGCGGTCGCCGGCACCACCCCCAACGCCAACCCCGCCAAGGTCGCCAACCTGAGCCTCGGTGGCAAGGAGGCCTGCACCCCGGCCTACCAGGAGGCCATCAACGCCGCCGCCGGTCGCGGCATGACCATCGTCACCGCCGCGGGCAACTCTCACGACGACTCGGCCAACTACGCTCCCGGCAACTGCGCTGGCGTGGTCAACGTCAGTGCCACCGGCAAGGGTGGCGCGCTCACGTACTACTCGAACCACGGCTCCAACATCGCCCTCGCGGCTCCCGGCGGCGAGAAGGACAAGATCGTGGGCGACACCGCGATCCTGTCGACGATGAACGCCGGGAAGACCACTCCGGGTGACCCGACCTACGTGCAGTACGCCGGCACCTCGATGGCTGCGCCCCACGTCGCCGGTGTGGCCGGGCTGCTGGTGGGGCTCAAGCCCACGCTGACTCCCGCCGAGGTGCGCAGCACGCTGACGTCCACCGCGCGCGCGTTCCCGTCCTCCTGCACCGGCTGCGGCGCGGGCATCCTGGACGCGGGCGCCGCGGTCGCCAAGGTGACCGGCAAGGTCCCCGACCAGGGCCGCGACATCCTCACCAACGGCGGCTTCGAGTCGGGCAGCACCGGTTGGACGGCCACCCCCAGCACGGTCATCACGACCGGTGACGCCGCCGAGGGCACCCACCTGGCCAAGCTCAACGGCCAGGGCCGCACCAACACCGCGGCGCTGAGCCGCAGCGTGACCATCCCGTCGACCTCGCAGGCAACCTTGTCCTTCAAGCTCAAGGTCCTCAGCGACGAGATCACGACGACCACGCCGCGGGACACCCTCACCGTCACCGCGGGCAGCACGACGTTGGCGACCTACTCCAACCTGGGCAAGACCTCAGGCTACGTCGATGCCAGCATCGACCTGACGAAGTATGCCGGTCAGACGGTCACCCTGACCTGGACCGGCAAGGAGGACTCCTGGAAGCAGACGACCTTCCAGGTGGACGCGGTGGCCCTCAAGGTCCGGTGACCGGGGCGCTCCCCACACCGCGCAGGAGGACGGCCCCGGCAGGCGCAGCCGGGGCCGTCGGCGCGTCCGCCGATCGACGCGGCCTGCCGACGTGCGGCGCACCGCGAGCACGCCGTCGGGACCCGCGGGATCTGCTCGGCGTGGTGACACCCAGCGGTTGAGCACCGGCCG
Encoded here:
- a CDS encoding MalY/PatB family protein, producing MSLVRWPALDQLRERTSAKWSLYEPDVLPMTVAEMDCALAPVVADALHEAISRGDTGYPSFGRGLQEAFAGFAERRWGWRVDESQATLCADVSVGIMAAMTALLDEGDTVVIMPPVYPPFFHYGAETGMRTVEVPLLLGDAGHAIDLDGIERELRAGARAVLLCHPHNPVGLVHPRAELAALAELVARHDACVISDEIHAPLTLPGTTFTPYLAVSDAAREHGVAMHAASKAWNIAGLKAALIVTDSATVRGRLAGGLPYELPYHAGQLGYLAAEAAYRGGDAWLDDLVTDLAAHHEQLRRGLPAGARVVAPARATFLTWVDVSGLGLGDDPAGRLLTDARLAVGIGAEFGARWHDHVRFNVGTGPAIIDEGLRRLAAVAGEDR
- a CDS encoding cupin domain-containing protein: MPELITDPVRIPVPGGKVVDEHVGAASTGDRGVSVARMVAPAGWSEPAQTPDFDEVTVVLAGEVLVEHDGGTVHVGPGQSVVTRAGERIRYSCGPQGAEYLAICTPAFTPNTAHRDEEPQP
- a CDS encoding adenosine deaminase, with amino-acid sequence MSDPTILPAYDVDPLVARVPKVLLHEHLDGGVRPSTVLELAQETGYADLPAATPGDLGRWFRESADSGSLERYLETFAHTVAVMQTQDALRRVAREEALDLAADGVVYAEVRYAPELHLERGLTPAQVVEAVNAGLREGEGLAREAGRPIRVTALLTAMRHAAMSREIAELAVRFRDEGVSGFDIAGAEAGHPPTRHLDAFQHLARENAHFTIHAGEAFGLPSIQEALTWCGADRLGHGVRIVDDLTVDGTPVPSWVAEHGRLPDPAQVRLGRLAAYVRDKRVPLEMCPSSNVQTGASPSIALHPITLLKDLRFRVTVNTDNRLMSDTSMGREMTLLVRESGWGASDLRWVTINAMKSAFLPFDERLALIDEVIKPGYAE
- a CDS encoding S8 family peptidase, yielding MSRSTPRPGRLAITLAASLTLASGVPAAPVHAATQPREAGAPTPAAPTPAARAAEPAELIVKFKPEHRGLQATSERRQTLAAAGRRGGSTLSEVRTLGIGATLVATTATTPAATERARQALLASGAVEYAVVNGRVSGFDLPGAPNDPRYPEQWDLNDAIGGINAPAAWQQAQGNGAVVAVLDTGITRHPDLDANVLPGYDMVSKAVYARDNDGRDANPQDEGDWNADGECSASFQHDSSWHGTHVAGTIAAVTDNRTGVAGIAPKAKIVPVRVLAKCGGSDADVIDAITWASGGAVAGTTPNANPAKVANLSLGGKEACTPAYQEAINAAAGRGMTIVTAAGNSHDDSANYAPGNCAGVVNVSATGKGGALTYYSNHGSNIALAAPGGEKDKIVGDTAILSTMNAGKTTPGDPTYVQYAGTSMAAPHVAGVAGLLVGLKPTLTPAEVRSTLTSTARAFPSSCTGCGAGILDAGAAVAKVTGKVPDQGRDILTNGGFESGSTGWTATPSTVITTGDAAEGTHLAKLNGQGRTNTAALSRSVTIPSTSQATLSFKLKVLSDEITTTTPRDTLTVTAGSTTLATYSNLGKTSGYVDASIDLTKYAGQTVTLTWTGKEDSWKQTTFQVDAVALKVR